Proteins from a genomic interval of Trichoderma breve strain T069 chromosome 2, whole genome shotgun sequence:
- a CDS encoding histidine phosphatase superfamily (branch 1) domain-containing protein, with translation MKASMLSVALALAPGAMAWKEVSDCDEIKYTSVPGFFLQDDANTDPNTFDYANFNFGLLNRTYPTDAKFDPRHKKTQWERFANYVESLNDDCRKNKKDQTTYKVLFMGRHGEGWHNAAETFYGTPAWNCYWAEQNGNSTATWADAELTNNGIAQTTKANAYFKSRFADGLPYFESYYSSPLRRCLQTAQLTFGSLKFPHSHPFKPTIKELFRESISIHTCDRRSTKTQIHAFAPNFQFEAGFTEDDELWEGAQDKGETSAHQVARSKIVIDDVFSHDDNTWLSITSHSGEIGAILTVLNHRSFSLSTGQIIPVLVKAELVEPTVEPTSTYASFTSEPTCKSPPITSISGQGCVCATATTTFATATITSGCKAHQQL, from the exons ATGAAGGCCTCCATGCTGTCTGTTGCCCTGGCGCTCGCCCCCGGCGCCATGGCCTGGAAGGAAGTTTCCGACTGTGACGAGATCAAGTACACTTCCGTCccgggcttcttcctccaggACGATGCCAACACCGACCCCAACACCTTTGACTAT GCCAACTTCAACTTTGGTCTTCTCAACAGGACTTACCCCACTGATGCCAAGTTCGACCCTCGCCACAAGAAGACCCAGTGGGAGCGCTTCGCCAACTACGTTGAGTCTCTCAACGACGACTGccgcaagaacaagaaggacCAGACCACTTACAAGGTGCTCTTCATGGGTCGCCACGGCGAGGGATGGCACAACGCCGCCGAGACCTTTTACGGCACCCCTGCCTGGAAC TGCTACTGGGCTGAGCAGAATGGCAACAGCACCGCTACCTGGGCTGACGCTGAGCTAACTAACAACGGCATTGCCCAGACCACAAAGGCCAACGCCTACTTCAAGTCCCGCTTCGCCGACGGTCTCCCCTACTTTGAGTCGTACTACAGCTCGCCTCTCCGACGATGCCTCCAGACGGCCCAGCTCACCTTTGGCAGCCTGAAGTTCCCTCACTCCCACCCCTTCAAGCCCACCATCAAGGAGCTTTTCCGTGAGAGCATCAGCATCCACACCTGCGACCGCCGCTCCACCAAGACTCAGATCCACGCTTTTGCTCCCAACTTCCAGTTCGAGGCGGGCTTTaccgaggatgacgagctCTGGGAGGGCGCCCAGGACAAGGGCGAGACCTCTGCTCACCAGGTCGCCCGCAGCAAGATTGTCATTGACGACGTCTTCTCCCACGACGACAACACCTGgctcagcatcaccagccacTCTGGCGAGATTGGTGCCATCCTCACCGTGCTGAACCACCGCTCTTTCAGCCTATCCACCGGCCAGATCATCCCCGTCCTCGTCAAGGCCGAGCTAGTTGAGCCCACCGTCGAGCCCACCAGCACCTACGCCTCCTTCACCAGCGAGCCCACCTGCAAGTCTCCTCCCATCACCAGCATTTCTGGCCAGGGATGTGTGTGCGCCACTGCCACCACCACTTTTGCCACTGCCACCATTACCTCTGGCTGCAAGGCTCATCAACAACTCTAA
- a CDS encoding peptidase dimerization domain-containing protein, with translation MVHLKSNDPIAEDTVKRLLNNSHDAINAADQDLRTLNKAIHDNPELGYQEFYAVETISSFLQKHGFSVTKQAYGLETSFMAEIGSGGSLVIICVEYDALPDIGHACGHNLITTSSMAAFLGAANVLQSESFPGRIRILGTPAEEGGGGKVRLIEAGAFDDEDIAAAIMAHPLAAHQFAEGYDGLAGLKFIASQKFEVEFRGRSAHAAGEPWNGVNALDAAVMAYNGISMLRQQMRPNERVHGVINDGGTAPNVIANYTRMTWLVRSPSTKRSEALLKKVQQSFNAAALSTGCEYNIIPGPTYEDLRVNDAICQQYADDMLSIGQKILVKDDNSYTASTDMGSVSYKVPSFHGAFPIPTDKGVSLHHPRFADHAGSDSAHEAAIKCGKGMAMLTIRLLTNPRLVEAARKDFNELVEV, from the exons ATGGTCCATCTTAAATCCAATGATCCCATAGCTGAAGATACCGTGAAGCGGCTACTCAACAACTcacatgatgccatcaacgccGCTGACCAAGACCTGCGAACACTCAATAAAGCTATCCACGATAACCCGGAATTAGGTTACCAGGAATTTTATGCTGTGGAGACAATATCTTCGTTCCTACAAAAACATGGGTTTTCCGTCACCAAGCAAGCGTATGGCTTGGAGACGTCTTTTATGGCCGAGATTGGCTCAGGCGGCTCTCTTGTGATCATATGTGTTGAGTATGATGCGTTACCGGACATTGGCCATGCTTGTGGTCATAACTTGATCACAACTTCTTCGATGGCAGCTTTCCTTGGAGCCGCAAATGTGCTTCAATCAGAAAGCTTTCCTGGAAGGATACGGATTTTGGGCACGCCTGCGGAAgaaggtggaggaggaaaagTCAGACTGATCGAAGCCGGCGCcttcgacgacgaggacattgctgctgccatcatggcccaTCCGTTAGCAGCGCATCAGTTCGCAGAGGGGTACGATGGACTCGCCGGCTTGAAGTTTATTGCCTCGCAAAAATTTGAGGTCGAGTTTCGTGGGCGATCTGCTCACGCTGCGGGTGAGCCATGGAACGGCGTCAATGCACTTGACGCTGCAGTGATGGCATACAACGGTATTTCCATGCTGCGGCAGCAGATGAGACCGAACGAACGAGTTCACGGAGTCATCAACGACGGAGGCACGGCACCTAATGTTATCGCCAACTACACTCGAATGACCTGGCTTGTCCGCAGTCCATCGACGAAACGAAGCGAGGCGCTTTTGAAGAAAGTGCAGCAGTCTTTTaatgctgctgccttgaGCACAGGCTGCGAGTACAACATTATTCC GGGCCCGACTTATGAAGACCTTAGAGTGAACGACGCAATATGCCAACAGTATGCCGATGATATGTTGTCTATCGGGCAGAAAATCCTGGTAAAGGATGACAACTCGTACACTGCATCGACTGACATGG GCAGCGTTTCTTACAAAGTCCCGAGTTTTCACGGAGCATTCCCTATCCCTACAGACAAAGGTGTATCTCTACACCATCCACGATTTGCAGACCATGCAGGAAGCGACAGTGCCCATGAAGCAGCGATAAAATGTGGAAAGGGGATGGCAATGTTAACAATCCGTTTACTGACAAACCCACGCCTTGTAGAGGCTGCACGAAAAGACTTCAACGAGCTAGTTGAGGTATGA